One window of the Pseudochaenichthys georgianus chromosome 21, fPseGeo1.2, whole genome shotgun sequence genome contains the following:
- the tbc1d4 gene encoding TBC1 domain family member 4 isoform X4, with product MYQLSRLLHDYHRELYNHFEEHEICPSLYAAPWFLTLFASQFPLNFVSRVFDFVFVQGTGVIFKVALCLLGSHEGEIVECDSFESIVDYLKTTLPALTQTQMEQTMAKVMEIDISKQLHAYEVEYHVLQDEMLESGPLPDDSDRLDKLEKTNVQLKKQNMELLEKLQAARQKIQTLETSVENFLSRESKMKHMIRSLEQERASQQKTIERMRSCLPPDALTDVEMTQIKTGPDGKAKTAAKKP from the exons ATGTACCAGCTCTCCAGACTGTTGCACGACTACCATCGCGAGTTGTACAATCACTTTGAAGAGCACGAGATCTGCCCCAGCCTCTACGCAGCACCGTGGTTCCTCACTCTCTTCGCCTCACAGTTCCCCCTCAACTTTGTGTCCCGCGTCTTTG atttTGTATTTGTCCAAGGGACCGGGGTGATCTTTAAGGTGGCCCTCTGTCTGCTGGGCAGCCATGAAGGGGAGATAGTGGAGTGTGATAGCTTTGAGAGCATTGTGGACTATCTGAAAACTACACTTCCTGCTCTCACTCAGACACAAATGGAGCAGACCATGGCAAAG GTAATGGAGATAGACATCTCCAAGCAGCTTCATGCGTACGAGGTGGAGTACCATGTCCTGCAGGATGAGATGTTGGAGTCCGGCCCGCTGCCTGATGACTCTGACCGGCTCGACAAACTCGAGAAGACGAATGTGCAGTTGAAGAAACAGAACATGGAGCTGCTGGAAAAACTTCAG GCTGCACGGCAGAAGATTCAGACACTGGAGACGAGTGTTGAGAACTTCCTTTCTCGAgagagcaaaatgaagcacATGATTCGCTCTCTGGAGCAGGAGAGGGCATCTCAGCAGAAGACCATTGAACGCATGCGCTCATGCCTTCCCCCTGACGCCCTGACAGATGTGGAGATGACCCAGATCAAAACAGGACCCGACGGGAAAGCCAAAACTGCAGCCAAGAAACCCTGA